The Crocosphaera subtropica ATCC 51142 genome includes a window with the following:
- a CDS encoding vanadium-dependent haloperoxidase has product MKKVNIKLLSSLLPMGVLTSSVAAILPVSATTIVSDWVDLTLMAVENTPITGDPITGPTSASRAYGLLGTAIYDAWAAYEPTPISTLLEDSLQRPRQENTENNKIEAISYASYRVLAELFPNQETLFRNQMVNLGFNPDNNTTDSTTAAGIGNIMAETLMQSRRLDGSNQLNNYADTTGYQPVNLTLPGQEPLVIDITRWTAEHIPIDNLNAPIQSPLTPQWGEVTPFALTSGSQFRPPTPFSFLLDPLATADLQAETITRRDGTVVPISKDIIGIDINPDFINESEAIISFSANLTDEEKMIAEYWEDPSGTAFPPGHWLEIGQFVSQRDGYGLDEEVKLFFALGNSVMDAGIAVWDSKYYYDYARPVRAIRELGRLCLIGTEEVPGSGDCYIDAWGGPQQGTQRILATDFMTYQNPEGNPSPPFPEYTSGHSGFSAAAAEILKLLTGSDFYGDSITFPVGSSRFEPGFTPSRPVTLSWTTFTEAANEAGISRCYGGIHFICGDLEGRKLGRQVATEVWQRSQFFINGGPQVDEPRSMAFFFLLGGWFLVRPFLTKNK; this is encoded by the coding sequence ATGAAAAAAGTCAACATTAAATTATTGTCTTCCCTACTGCCTATGGGAGTCTTAACCAGTAGCGTCGCCGCAATATTGCCCGTTAGTGCAACCACTATCGTCAGTGACTGGGTGGATCTTACTTTAATGGCGGTTGAGAATACCCCCATCACCGGAGATCCCATTACTGGACCCACCTCAGCGTCACGGGCTTATGGGCTTTTAGGAACTGCCATTTACGACGCTTGGGCGGCCTATGAACCCACTCCCATTAGTACCCTGTTAGAAGATAGTTTGCAACGCCCCCGTCAAGAAAATACTGAGAACAATAAGATAGAAGCCATTAGTTATGCTTCTTACCGAGTCCTAGCAGAGTTATTTCCCAATCAAGAGACTCTATTTAGGAACCAAATGGTTAATTTAGGCTTTAACCCCGATAATAACACCACTGACAGCACCACAGCAGCCGGAATCGGTAACATCATGGCAGAAACCCTGATGCAGTCTCGTCGTCTGGATGGTTCTAACCAACTCAATAATTATGCTGATACAACCGGTTATCAGCCCGTTAATCTCACCTTACCGGGTCAAGAACCATTGGTTATCGATATCACCCGTTGGACAGCCGAACACATTCCCATCGATAATCTGAATGCCCCCATTCAAAGCCCTTTGACCCCTCAATGGGGAGAGGTGACTCCCTTTGCCCTCACCTCTGGTAGTCAATTTCGTCCTCCCACCCCTTTTTCATTTTTACTGGACCCCTTAGCTACAGCAGACTTACAAGCTGAAACCATTACTCGTAGGGACGGTACGGTTGTTCCTATTAGTAAAGATATTATTGGCATTGATATTAACCCCGATTTCATCAATGAATCTGAAGCGATCATCAGTTTCAGTGCTAACCTAACGGATGAAGAAAAAATGATCGCCGAATATTGGGAAGACCCCAGTGGAACCGCTTTTCCGCCGGGTCATTGGTTAGAAATTGGTCAATTTGTATCCCAACGAGATGGCTATGGTTTAGATGAAGAGGTGAAGTTGTTTTTTGCGTTGGGTAATTCCGTCATGGATGCAGGCATTGCCGTTTGGGATAGTAAATATTATTATGACTATGCTCGTCCCGTCCGTGCCATTCGTGAGTTAGGACGGTTATGCCTGATCGGGACAGAAGAGGTTCCTGGTAGTGGAGACTGTTATATTGATGCGTGGGGAGGACCCCAACAGGGAACCCAACGGATTCTAGCCACAGACTTTATGACCTATCAAAATCCAGAAGGCAACCCTTCCCCTCCGTTTCCTGAGTATACGTCAGGACACAGTGGTTTTAGTGCAGCAGCAGCAGAAATCTTAAAGTTATTGACTGGCAGTGATTTTTATGGGGATTCGATTACTTTTCCGGTGGGGTCTTCTCGTTTTGAACCTGGGTTCACTCCTAGTCGTCCCGTAACTCTCTCCTGGACAACCTTTACCGAGGCAGCGAACGAAGCAGGAATTTCTCGATGTTATGGTGGTATCCACTTTATTTGTGGGGATTTAGAAGGCCGCAAGTTAGGTCGTCAAGTCGCCACAGAAGTCTGGCAACGGAGTCAGTTTTTTATCAATGGCGGTCCACAGGTTGATGAACCGAGATCCATGGCCTTCTTTTTCTTATTAGGGGGATGGTTTTTGGTTCGTCCTTTTCTCACAAAAAATAAGTAA
- a CDS encoding sulfite exporter TauE/SafE family protein, whose protein sequence is MIDQIFILIISGLGSGLLAGILGIGGGTVLVPLLLVLNYTPLQAVATSSLAIVITSSSGSIQNWRMGYLDFQRVMLLGIPAILTAQLGVIVANYIPEFALLTAFGFLLVFNIFLSNIRRQLVTASHQEAGNKLSEKLACLFTGGIGGFLAGLFGIGGGVIMVPLQMLLLKETIKVAIQTSLGVIVITSISSCVGHALNNNVLWLVGVILGLGGLIGAQISARFLPRLPDKVVRFCFYVMLAMLSVYTFWEAWKLYTTN, encoded by the coding sequence ATGATAGACCAAATTTTTATTTTAATTATTAGCGGTTTGGGTTCGGGACTACTAGCAGGAATTTTAGGGATTGGAGGAGGAACGGTTTTGGTTCCTCTTTTACTGGTTTTAAATTATACGCCATTACAAGCAGTTGCTACCAGTAGTTTAGCCATTGTCATTACTTCTTCTTCGGGAAGTATTCAAAATTGGCGCATGGGATATTTAGATTTTCAACGGGTCATGTTATTAGGAATTCCTGCGATTCTAACAGCACAATTGGGGGTGATCGTTGCCAATTATATTCCTGAATTTGCTTTGCTAACAGCCTTTGGTTTTTTATTAGTTTTCAACATCTTTTTAAGTAATATTCGTCGTCAATTAGTTACCGCATCCCATCAAGAAGCCGGTAATAAATTATCTGAAAAATTGGCTTGCTTATTCACAGGAGGAATCGGCGGATTTTTAGCTGGTTTATTTGGTATTGGGGGAGGAGTGATTATGGTTCCTCTGCAAATGTTATTGTTGAAAGAAACGATAAAAGTAGCCATACAAACCAGTTTAGGCGTTATTGTGATTACGTCGATTTCTTCTTGTGTGGGTCATGCGTTAAATAATAATGTTTTATGGTTAGTGGGAGTCATTTTAGGGTTAGGGGGATTAATTGGGGCGCAAATTAGTGCAAGATTTTTACCTAGATTACCTGATAAAGTGGTTCGTTTTTGCTTCTATGTCATGTTAGCTATGTTATCCGTTTATACCTTTTGGGAAGCTTGGAAACTGTACACAACCAATTGA
- a CDS encoding tetratricopeptide repeat protein: protein MSESNSLANRYQQLIDSIVDITLKGKIRSKEQVYRMLLKEIESGTGEIFERVLDENIQKTTAQLEKKLKATRILRALQTIQGEWERWQKENQKEQVIILAIEQIKKANSQHLLSSFLPFLDQSNHNSLNREQLEKLSQSLKDSNDAVETLELANGIRDGLREFSRLEPELITWIYEQSQSTLGFGSEKQGPWPWWEKKTSLPLAQMLFKTLANNQSIRELSEKSYQVELRAWVELILLLHFLERGLVKWFDEQPYNAKFGQRLSYSTLLIFSMIFAQLSQGFTGKNINLREGFFLMMLQSLRQLTKRKDFPLYGGIFASFSGENLQYTLTYFDDPLKEVERTQEKARILTLLAYSQLTLGNYKQAKQFHLEALEIAQESSDKPCEIANFNHLSRICIAEKDYDQAINYSQRALMFSRQVGDKLGEANGLINVGYSEVFRAKELEQMNTEIYESAINYLEQGATLAERLEDYQSQALAYNSLGIAYVILSQPSAAITALEKGIKMALNSGNTYLQGLNFTYLAEAYYTLENLPQAVYSGCLGMYLLHQIDSSEYRQAAGLLTVIKGKITDKDFQTLLEQNRPNIIKLIGVDGYDEVPKLLEEYKAG from the coding sequence ATGTCTGAATCTAATTCTTTAGCGAACCGTTATCAACAACTTATTGATTCTATTGTGGATATTACTCTAAAAGGAAAAATTAGATCAAAAGAACAAGTTTATCGGATGTTATTGAAAGAGATTGAATCAGGAACAGGAGAAATTTTTGAGCGGGTCCTAGATGAAAATATCCAAAAAACCACAGCACAATTAGAAAAAAAATTAAAAGCAACTCGTATTTTAAGGGCATTACAAACGATTCAGGGTGAATGGGAACGCTGGCAAAAGGAAAATCAAAAAGAACAAGTAATTATTTTAGCCATCGAACAAATAAAAAAGGCTAATTCTCAACATTTGCTGTCTTCTTTTTTGCCTTTTCTAGATCAAAGCAATCATAATAGTTTAAATCGAGAACAATTAGAAAAATTATCTCAATCTTTAAAAGACTCGAATGATGCTGTAGAAACCCTAGAATTAGCCAATGGTATTAGGGATGGATTACGGGAATTTTCTCGTTTAGAACCTGAGTTAATTACTTGGATTTATGAACAAAGTCAAAGTACCCTAGGGTTTGGTTCAGAAAAACAAGGACCTTGGCCTTGGTGGGAGAAAAAAACCAGTTTACCCCTGGCACAAATGCTGTTTAAAACCTTAGCTAATAACCAATCTATTCGGGAATTATCAGAGAAAAGTTATCAAGTAGAATTAAGGGCATGGGTTGAATTAATTTTACTGTTACACTTCCTAGAAAGGGGGTTAGTTAAATGGTTCGATGAACAGCCTTATAATGCTAAGTTTGGTCAACGGTTATCCTATAGTACCTTGTTAATCTTTTCGATGATTTTTGCTCAACTTTCTCAAGGATTTACTGGTAAAAATATCAATTTAAGAGAAGGTTTCTTTTTAATGATGTTACAATCATTACGTCAGTTAACTAAGCGAAAAGATTTTCCGTTATATGGTGGTATTTTTGCTTCATTTTCTGGTGAGAATTTGCAATATACGTTAACTTATTTTGATGATCCCCTAAAAGAAGTAGAACGTACCCAAGAAAAAGCGAGAATTTTGACCTTACTGGCTTATTCTCAACTAACATTAGGAAACTATAAACAAGCAAAACAATTTCATTTAGAAGCCTTAGAAATTGCTCAAGAATCTTCTGATAAACCCTGTGAAATTGCTAATTTTAATCATCTCAGTCGCATTTGTATTGCTGAAAAAGATTACGATCAAGCGATTAATTATAGTCAAAGGGCGTTAATGTTTTCTCGTCAAGTGGGGGATAAATTAGGGGAAGCCAACGGCTTAATTAATGTGGGTTATAGCGAGGTATTTCGGGCTAAAGAACTCGAACAAATGAATACCGAAATCTATGAATCTGCTATCAATTATTTAGAACAAGGTGCCACATTAGCAGAGAGATTAGAAGATTATCAAAGTCAAGCATTAGCTTATAATAGTTTGGGCATTGCTTATGTCATTTTATCTCAACCCTCTGCTGCTATTACTGCTTTAGAAAAAGGCATTAAAATGGCGTTAAATTCGGGCAATACTTACCTCCAAGGGTTAAACTTTACCTACTTAGCAGAAGCCTATTATACTTTAGAAAATTTACCTCAAGCGGTTTATTCTGGATGTTTAGGAATGTATCTATTGCATCAAATTGACTCTAGTGAATATCGGCAAGCAGCAGGGTTATTAACAGTAATAAAGGGTAAAATAACTGACAAAGACTTTCAAACTTTACTAGAACAAAATCGACCTAATATTATTAAATTGATTGGAGTGGATGGCTATGACGAAGTACCGAAATTGTTAGAAGAGTATAAAGCAGGGTAA
- a CDS encoding TPM domain-containing protein, producing the protein MVNFTHNRKIQTLVFIIFWSILLSCVTLIYPLTADALMVEAVPNPRQMNEGWVTDMADILDYKTEIILNNLITQLEVKNGAEIAIVTVTDTKPFLTPKQFTTQLFNYWGIGKKGENNGVLFLISLGDRRVEIETGSGIDTLLSQTYIKDIIDNKIRPQFKQKNYNQGILEGTKALIVELDRQLLLNQDTRDVSKKELSSFRKNVNLCIVILTMITVHGLVIILVEKYKKKRQNSLRFLLGDQANTPGYGHSYSGGTGGSFGGGESSGGGAGGSW; encoded by the coding sequence ATGGTTAACTTTACCCATAACAGAAAGATTCAAACCTTAGTTTTTATTATATTTTGGTCAATCTTATTATCTTGTGTCACGTTAATCTATCCTTTAACGGCTGATGCTTTGATGGTTGAAGCAGTTCCTAATCCTCGTCAAATGAATGAGGGTTGGGTAACAGATATGGCAGACATTTTAGACTATAAAACAGAGATTATACTTAATAATTTAATTACTCAATTAGAAGTCAAAAATGGTGCTGAAATAGCAATTGTAACTGTTACTGATACTAAACCATTCCTCACTCCCAAACAGTTTACAACTCAATTATTTAATTATTGGGGGATTGGAAAAAAAGGAGAAAATAATGGAGTTTTATTTTTAATTTCTTTGGGCGATCGCCGTGTAGAAATTGAAACAGGATCGGGAATCGATACCCTACTGAGTCAGACTTACATTAAAGATATTATTGATAATAAAATAAGGCCCCAATTTAAACAAAAAAATTATAATCAAGGAATATTGGAAGGAACCAAAGCTTTGATTGTAGAACTTGATAGACAATTATTACTTAATCAAGACACAAGAGATGTTTCAAAAAAAGAATTATCTTCATTTAGGAAAAATGTTAATCTGTGTATTGTTATTTTGACTATGATTACTGTTCATGGATTAGTGATTATTCTGGTAGAAAAATATAAGAAAAAGAGACAAAATTCTCTTAGATTTCTCTTAGGAGATCAGGCTAATACGCCAGGTTATGGTCATAGTTATAGTGGTGGTACAGGAGGGAGTTTCGGAGGAGGTGAGAGTAGTGGTGGTGGGGCAGGAGGAAGTTGGTAA
- the ftsH gene encoding ATP-dependent zinc metalloprotease FtsH encodes MGLKNNSRFLRLPPLGSLILMGVGVIFFIYLIYYYTNRSDNEVPIEPYSEFLEKVENDKVARVKIGNSLILYQLKSLSLLSPSEDLLPLPETPLDNTNNSNNPLHGPTASTPSQVQPSGNTGKVLATIPIDDPNLPSLLKEKGIIFEAAPPPQNSWVSTLLAWVIPPIILVLAMQFLLYRNEDRGSLAFSKSKAKVYVEGEAARITFADVAGAEEAKTELVEIVEFLKNPDRFSRIGARIPKGVLLVGPPGTGKTLLAKAVAGEAGVTFFSISASEFVELFVGTGAARVRDLFEQAKKQAPCIIFIDELDAIGKSRSGGNGISGSNDEREQTLNQLLTEMDGFAVGDATVIVLAATNRPETLDPALLRPGRFDRQVLVDRPDLAGRLAILEIYAQRVEIDPDVNLKDIATHTPGFAGADLANLVNEAALLAARNQREYVTQADFKEAIERVVAGLEKKSRVLGDIEKKIVAYHEVGHALVGAVMPGGGKVSKISIVPRGLSALGYTLKMPTEDRFLMSDMEFRQQIAMLLGGRAAEEIIFGNVTNGASDDLQRATDIAERMVTTYGMSKVLGPLAYEKRQQANFLGSSGVNPRRLVSEETAKAIDEEVKQIVDSGHQKALSILNHNRDLLEQIAQQLLAVEVIEGEELHQLLNQVEGENG; translated from the coding sequence ATGGGACTCAAAAATAACTCTCGCTTTCTACGTCTTCCCCCTCTCGGCAGTTTGATCTTAATGGGGGTTGGGGTGATCTTTTTTATTTATCTCATCTATTACTACACCAATCGGTCTGATAACGAAGTTCCCATCGAACCCTATAGTGAATTTTTAGAGAAAGTTGAAAACGATAAAGTCGCCAGAGTCAAAATCGGTAACAGCTTAATTCTGTATCAACTCAAGTCCCTATCCCTACTGTCTCCTTCCGAAGACTTATTACCCCTACCAGAAACCCCCTTAGACAACACTAATAATTCTAATAACCCCCTTCATGGGCCAACCGCTTCAACCCCCTCTCAAGTCCAACCGTCAGGGAATACAGGCAAAGTTTTAGCCACCATTCCCATCGATGATCCTAATTTACCTAGTTTACTCAAAGAAAAAGGGATCATTTTTGAAGCAGCCCCACCCCCTCAAAATAGTTGGGTAAGTACCCTTTTGGCTTGGGTGATTCCTCCGATTATCTTAGTCTTAGCCATGCAATTTTTACTGTATCGTAACGAAGATCGGGGATCGCTGGCCTTTAGTAAAAGTAAAGCCAAAGTGTACGTTGAAGGAGAAGCCGCCAGAATTACCTTTGCTGATGTAGCCGGGGCCGAAGAAGCGAAAACCGAATTAGTGGAAATTGTCGAATTTCTCAAAAATCCCGATCGCTTTAGTCGCATTGGGGCCAGAATCCCCAAAGGGGTGTTATTAGTGGGGCCGCCAGGAACGGGAAAAACCCTCTTAGCCAAAGCGGTGGCCGGAGAAGCCGGTGTGACCTTTTTTAGTATCTCGGCCTCGGAATTTGTGGAATTATTCGTGGGAACCGGGGCCGCTAGGGTAAGAGATTTGTTTGAACAGGCCAAAAAACAAGCCCCTTGTATCATTTTTATCGACGAATTAGATGCCATTGGCAAGTCTCGCAGTGGAGGGAATGGCATTAGTGGCAGTAACGACGAACGGGAACAAACCTTAAATCAACTCTTAACGGAGATGGATGGCTTTGCGGTGGGGGATGCCACCGTGATCGTTTTAGCAGCCACCAACCGCCCAGAAACCCTTGATCCAGCCTTATTAAGACCGGGACGTTTTGATCGTCAAGTATTGGTCGATCGCCCGGATCTCGCAGGAAGATTGGCTATTTTAGAAATATACGCCCAACGGGTAGAAATTGACCCCGATGTTAACCTCAAAGATATCGCTACCCATACCCCAGGATTTGCCGGGGCTGACTTAGCGAACTTGGTGAATGAAGCGGCTTTATTAGCAGCGAGAAATCAACGGGAATATGTGACCCAAGCCGACTTTAAAGAGGCCATTGAACGAGTTGTGGCCGGTTTGGAGAAGAAAAGCCGAGTGTTAGGAGACATTGAAAAGAAAATTGTCGCTTACCACGAAGTTGGCCATGCTTTAGTGGGGGCCGTGATGCCAGGTGGCGGTAAAGTCTCGAAAATTTCTATCGTTCCCAGGGGGTTATCTGCGTTGGGTTATACCTTGAAAATGCCCACGGAAGACCGTTTTTTGATGAGTGATATGGAATTTCGTCAACAAATTGCCATGTTATTAGGAGGACGGGCCGCAGAAGAGATTATCTTTGGTAATGTGACGAATGGGGCCTCGGATGATTTACAACGGGCCACGGATATTGCTGAACGGATGGTCACTACCTATGGCATGAGTAAGGTATTGGGGCCATTGGCGTACGAAAAACGACAACAAGCTAATTTTTTAGGCAGTAGTGGGGTGAACCCTCGTCGTTTGGTGAGTGAGGAAACCGCAAAAGCCATTGATGAAGAGGTGAAGCAAATTGTTGATTCTGGCCATCAAAAGGCTTTATCTATTCTTAATCATAACCGTGATCTCCTAGAACAAATTGCTCAACAATTATTGGCCGTTGAAGTGATAGAAGGAGAGGAATTACACCAACTTCTTAATCAAGTTGAAGGAGAAAATGGTTAA
- a CDS encoding thioredoxin domain-containing protein, producing the protein MPNRLANTQSLYLRKHAENPIDWWYWCEEALEIAKNENKPIFLSIGYSSCHWCTVMEGEAFCDLAIATYLNDNFLPIKVDREERPDLDSIYMSSLQMMGIQGGWPLNIFLTPGDLVPFYGGTYFPVEPRYGRPGFLQVLQSIRRFYDVEKEKLNGFKQEIVNTLQQSAILPKTDINVNNAQLIYRGVDVNTKIIQVTAEDFGRPCFPMIPYSNLALQGTRFLFGEPEERHILVIQRGQDLALGGIFDQVGGGFHRYTVDSTWTVPHFEKMLYDNGQIVEYLANLWSSGQQEPAFERAIALTVQWLQREMTAPDGYFYAAQDADSFATKEDKEPEEGAFYVWEYEQLEQLLTSTELEALTDVFTITPEGNFEGKNVLQRRNKEKLSDSIETILDKLFKERYGTSRNNLDTFQAAKNNQDAKTIHWPGRIPPVTDTKMIVAWNGLMISGLARAYAVFKQPLYWQLACNATQFILEKQWVNGRFQRINYQGNPSILAQSEDYAFFIKALLDLQAANPQDTQWLDKAMEIQQEFDEYFWSVDTGGYYNNADDNNNDLLVRERSYIDNATPSANGIAISNLVRLARLTDNLDYLDKAEQALQAFSYVLRESPRACPSLLTALDWYHFGCLVRTNETVLPTLITRYLPTTAYRLDDNLPNNAIGLVCQGLSCLEPATTQEQLLSQIIEIGQI; encoded by the coding sequence ATGCCTAACCGTCTGGCCAATACCCAAAGTCTCTACCTCCGTAAACACGCAGAAAACCCTATAGATTGGTGGTATTGGTGCGAAGAAGCCCTAGAAATTGCAAAAAACGAAAATAAACCTATTTTTCTTTCTATTGGTTATTCTAGCTGTCATTGGTGTACGGTTATGGAAGGAGAAGCATTTTGTGACCTGGCGATCGCTACTTATCTCAATGATAATTTTCTTCCTATAAAAGTAGATCGAGAAGAACGTCCAGACCTCGATAGTATTTACATGAGTTCTCTACAAATGATGGGAATACAAGGGGGTTGGCCGTTAAATATTTTTCTCACACCAGGAGATTTAGTGCCATTTTATGGAGGAACTTATTTCCCCGTTGAACCCCGTTATGGTCGTCCCGGTTTCTTGCAAGTCCTGCAATCAATCCGTCGTTTTTATGATGTAGAAAAAGAAAAATTAAACGGATTTAAACAAGAAATTGTTAACACTTTACAACAATCAGCCATTTTACCAAAAACTGATATTAATGTTAATAATGCTCAATTAATTTATCGTGGCGTTGATGTTAATACCAAAATCATTCAAGTAACAGCCGAAGATTTTGGTCGTCCTTGTTTTCCTATGATTCCTTATAGTAATTTAGCCTTACAAGGAACTCGCTTTTTATTTGGAGAACCAGAAGAAAGACACATATTAGTCATACAAAGGGGACAAGATTTAGCCTTAGGAGGAATTTTTGATCAGGTGGGGGGTGGATTTCATCGTTATACGGTAGATTCAACGTGGACGGTTCCCCATTTTGAGAAAATGCTCTACGATAATGGACAAATTGTGGAATATTTAGCCAATCTGTGGAGTAGCGGACAGCAAGAACCTGCCTTTGAACGGGCGATCGCTTTAACGGTACAATGGTTACAACGGGAAATGACCGCCCCTGATGGTTATTTTTATGCAGCCCAAGATGCGGATAGTTTTGCCACAAAAGAAGACAAAGAACCCGAAGAAGGGGCATTTTATGTATGGGAATATGAACAGTTAGAACAGCTATTAACCTCCACAGAATTAGAAGCATTAACAGACGTTTTTACCATTACACCAGAAGGAAATTTTGAAGGAAAAAATGTTTTACAACGCCGTAATAAAGAGAAACTTTCTGATAGTATCGAAACTATTTTAGATAAATTATTTAAAGAAAGGTATGGCACATCTAGAAACAATTTAGATACCTTTCAAGCAGCTAAAAATAATCAAGACGCAAAAACCATTCATTGGCCGGGACGCATTCCTCCAGTAACAGATACTAAAATGATTGTGGCTTGGAATGGATTAATGATTTCTGGGTTAGCTAGGGCGTATGCCGTATTTAAACAGCCTTTATATTGGCAATTGGCTTGTAATGCCACTCAGTTTATCTTAGAAAAACAATGGGTAAATGGACGATTTCAGCGCATTAATTACCAAGGAAACCCCTCCATTTTAGCCCAATCAGAAGACTATGCTTTTTTCATTAAAGCCTTATTAGACTTACAAGCAGCTAATCCTCAAGACACTCAATGGTTAGATAAAGCAATGGAAATTCAACAAGAATTTGATGAATACTTCTGGAGTGTAGACACGGGAGGCTACTATAACAATGCGGACGATAATAACAATGATTTATTAGTTCGTGAACGCAGCTATATTGATAATGCTACCCCTTCAGCTAATGGTATTGCGATTAGTAATTTGGTTCGCTTAGCTAGGTTAACGGATAATTTAGACTATTTAGATAAAGCCGAACAAGCATTACAAGCTTTTAGTTATGTTTTAAGGGAATCTCCTCGCGCTTGTCCTAGTTTATTAACGGCTTTAGATTGGTATCATTTCGGCTGTTTAGTGAGAACAAATGAAACCGTATTACCTACATTAATAACTCGATATCTTCCTACTACGGCTTATCGTTTAGATGATAATTTACCGAACAATGCGATCGGTTTAGTCTGTCAAGGTTTATCTTGTTTAGAACCAGCCACTACCCAAGAACAATTATTAAGTCAAATTATCGAAATTGGTCAAATTTGA